Genomic DNA from Anaerolineales bacterium:
CCCATGGAGATGAACCACTCGTCCACGAGCCGGAACACAAGCTGCTCCTGGCAACGCCAGCAGACAGGATAGCGGTGGCGGTAGTCGGCGATACGGTAGGTTCTGCCTTTGCGCGTTAGATCCTCGAAGATCGGGGCTGCGACCTGGGAGACAGCCATGCCTGTCAGCCAGCCGAAGCCCTCGACAAACACACCGGCCTCATCCAGTGGCGCAAGCACGGGAAGGCCGTACTGCTTGCCGAGATGGAAATCCTCGGCGCCGCAGCCTGGCGCAATGTGCACAATCCCGGTGCCTTCCTCTTCTCCGACTTCCTCCCACAGGATGACCCGATGGGCGGCCGGGGCCGCCTGCGACTGCTGGGCTTCAAGCTCGTCGAAAGGACCGTCGTATTCCCAGCCTTCCAGCTCCCGCCCGCTCAGCTCGCCGAGGATCTGGTAGTCGCCCTGCAACATCTGAAGCGTGCCGCGGCTCAGATAGAACGTCTCGTCGCCTTGCCGAACTCGGACGTAGGTCAGATCGGGACCGACCGCCGCCGCCACATTGCTGGTCAGGGTCCAGGGGGTCGTGGTCCACACCAATAGGCTTTCTCCCGGCCGGCCGCGCAGGGGGAGGCGCAGGGTGATGCTGGCATGCTCCACTTCCTGGTAGCCCTCGGTGACGATCTCGTGCTGGCTCAGCCCCGTGCCGCAGCGGGCGCACCACGGCATGACATCCGTTCCCTTGTAGATCCAGCCGCGCTCGTGGCACGACTTGAGCGCCGCCCAGATGGTGTAGTTGTTCTCGTCGGAGAACGTGAAGTAGGAGCCGCCGAGGTCGGGCAGCCCCAATCGCCCGACCAGCCCCTCGACCGTGTCCGAGAACAGGCCCTGCCGCCCTTCGAGCGTGAGCTCCTGCAGCGGGTCCTGCTGGAGCTGCTCTGCCAGTAGCCGCAGCAGCAAGGGGTCGTTCCAGTCCATCCAGTAGCCCAGCCGGATGCTCTGTTCGGTCTGCACTGCGGCGTACCGAAGCACCCGCTGCTTGCACAGAAGCACGAATTCGGCAAGACCGAACTCCTCAATGTCGCGCTTGGTCTTGAAACCCTTGTCCCGTTCGACATTCACCTCGACCCACAGGCCCTGGCAATCGAAACCGTTCTGATACCGGGTTTGGAACCCCTGCATCGCCTTGAGCCTTTGGAACAGGTCCTTGTAGGTACGACCCCAGCCATGGTGCGCGCCCATCGGGTTGTTGGCGGTAATCGGTCCATCGATGAAGGACCAGGTTGGGCCGGTGCTGCGCAGGCGGCGCAGCTTCTCAAAAGCCTCCGTTTCTTGCCAGAACCGGAGAACCTCATGCTCCTGAGCCACGAAATCCACTCTCGTCGGAACAGGATTAAACATGCGGGACCTCCGCTTCAAGACTGACGACCAGGCGTTTGTTGATGGCGCCCTTGCTCTTGTAGTCGGTGATCCGCAAGGGGCCGACCTCACGCGTGTTGCGTACGTGGGTTCCGCCATCGGCCTGCAGGTCCAGTCCCACGATCTCGACCACACGCACTTCGGCGATGCCCGGCGGCAGCAGATTGACCTTGGTGCGGATCAGGTCCGGGATCTTGAATGCCTCCGACCGCGGCAAGATGGCTGTGGTGACCGGCCGGGCGTGGGCCACCTCTTCGTTGATCAGAACCTCGATCTCACGGACGAACTCCTGGCGCATGCTCTCGAACTCGAAGTCCATTCTCCCCTTCAGCGGCTCCATGTTGCCACCGGTCACGCTGGCGCCGTAGCGCTTCCAGATCACACCACACAGGATGTGCATGGCAGTGTGGGTGCGCATCAGGGCGTAGCGCCTTTCCCAGTCGAGCTCCCCCGTGACCCGACTCCCCGGCTGGGCGCTGCCAGCCTCCAGGGTGTGGAGCACGCGGCTCCCATCTTTCACCACCTGACTGACCGGCCGACGAGCGCCGTCCTCGAACCGCAGCCATCCGCGGTCCGACGGTTGACCCCCGCCTCCGGGGTAGAAGGCGGTCGCCTCCAGCACAACCGTGTCGGCCGTCGCCTCCACCACGCTGGACTCGAAGCTGAGCAGATAGGCATCCTGCAGGTACAGCAATTGAGTTGGCATTCCTGGCCTCCAACAGAGAAACCTCTCGCCCTTTCAGGGACGAGAGGCATCACGCTCCCGCGGTACCACCCTGATACCTGCAGACGCAGGCAGCTCGCTCGGGTACGACCTACCTTGGTCAATCCCCGTGTCCGGGTAACGGCGGACCGTTCCGGCTCCCCTACTGCTGCCGAAGCAGGTTCAGGTCGCGGCTCCGGAGGGATTTTCACCCACGTGGCTGACCCGGCTTCCACCGCCCCGGGTTCGCTGCCAGCGCCGGCAGGCTACTCGTCTCCATCATGGCCGTTCGGAATGTTAGGCAATTATCCCATGCGGTGCTTGCGGCGTCAATGTCCCAGGGCCTGGACGACACGCCAGCGCGGCAGGCGCACATACCTGACAGCGTCGAATCCCTCAAGGAGTTCGGTCGCCCGCCCCCAGTATGACCGAAGGCGGGCGTTGCGCACGCGCCACTCACCCGCCAGTTGCGCCAGGACCAACTGGCTGTCGCCGCGGATCTCCAGCTGCACGTCCTGCCGGCGGGTTCCGGACTGTTCCAGGTCCCGGTCCAGGTCCTCGAGCGCGGCGACCAAGGTAGCGTACTCCGCCTCGTTGCTTGTCAGGCGTCCAAACGACAGCCGGCAGAGCTTGGGGGTTGCCGCGCCAGGGAGTTTCAGGCGGTAGGAGCCGTACGATGGGCCGGGATTGCCCCGGCTTCCGCCATCGAAGAGAATGTCTGCCTGCGCGCCCCTGGGGCCGGGCACGCGGGTCGTCAGCTGACCTGCCGGAGCACGGTCAGCACGTTCTGCCGGTGCAGTTCGGGTGCATTCCCCCCCAGTAGGATTCGGCTCTTGCCGCAATCCTCGATCGTGATCTCGTCGATCAGATCCTGGGGGTTTCTCCGTCTGCGCAGACGCGAGACACCGCGCTCAATCGCCGTAAGGTAGTTCAGATTCGAGCGGAGAGCGTTTTGGATCTCACCGCGCAAGATGATCTCGCCATGACCCTGGACCAGGTTCTCGAGCTTGAGCTTGGGGATCCGCCTCAGGCTGGCACTCAGCTGCTCGCTGTCGCCATCCACCAGATAGGGCATTGGCATCATGGCGTCCCCGGCGAAGAGAACATGGTCCTCAGTGATCAGCACGCCGATCCCATCCGGGCTGTGCCCCGGGAGCGAGATCAACTCGAGGGTGCGACGGCCCACCCGCAGGATCAGGCTGCCCTCCGAGAACACAATGCTCGGCAGCACCAACTCGACATCCTGCACCTCGCGGCTTTGCCGACGCGCCGCCTCAAGCCGTGCCCTGGAGCTGGTATCCATCAGCTGGCGACAAAGCGCATGGCCGATCACGACTGCCTGCGGAAAGAAGCAGTTGCCCAGGACATGATCCGGATGGTGGTGAGTGTTAATAATGTAGCGCACCGGGCTGCCGAGCCTGCCCTCGACCAGCTCGCGGATCTCTTTCGTCTCTTCGGGGTATGGCAGGGTATCGATAAGGACGGACCACTCTGGACCGACCACCGCCCCCGCATTTACCTGGGCGTACAATTCGCTGGTGAAGACGTAAATGTTGTCGGCGACACGCTCTCGGAGCATGCCCTCTCCTGCTCAGACGCAAGCGGAGAGGTTAGCACGCCCACCCGGCGCTTGTCAACAACTCTTGACATAAGACGATCAGGAGATCTGACGTTCGACTTCGGAGGCGACCGCCTCGATGGGGACAATCCGGCTCTCTCCGCTGCGGCGCCCGGTGACCTCGGCCCCACCCCCGGCTGTCGATTGATGGCTGACCGCGATCCGCACCGGCATTCCGATCAGGTCAGCGTCTTTCATTTTCACGCCTGGGGAGACTTCCCGGTCATCCAGCAGGGCATCGACCCCTTGCGCCCGCAAGGCCGAGTACAGCCCAAGCGCTTGCTCCTCGAAAGGAGGCACCCCGATCACATGCGCTACGAAGGGCGCAGCTGCCGGTCGCCACGCCAGACCGCGTCCATCCGCCTGCTGCTGCGCCAGAACGCCGATCAGCGTGGTCAGGTCGATCTCCAAATACAGCCCGGCGAGAGGCCTCGTCGCCCCGCCCCTGTCTGTGTATTTCCCGATGGGGTCCGATGCCTCCGGCAGCAACACTGCCTGCATGCCCAGCAAGACGCCGCCCTGCTTCTCCAGCCCGGCGCCGCAGCGTGGGCACAAATCCCCCGGAACGGCCGAGGCAAGGTCCGCAACACGCCAAGGGGTGTAATCTCGGCCACAGGTGGTGTTGCACAGGTGGAACCCGGACTCATTCGCCCCGGTGACCAGGTTCGTGCTCTCGGCCACCGCTCGGTCCACCAGAACCCACGCGTGGGCCAGCCCAACGGGCGAGGCGTAGCCAGACACGGCGCCGATCCTCGCGACCTCGGCTGCTTCAGCCCAACGCAGATCCCTCCACCCGCTCGCCCACGCAACCTTGCGCCAGCTGACCTCGCGCTCCCCCCGAACCAGCACCATCAGCACCTGGTCCTCCGACACCCCGGCAGGCTTACCTGCGAACAGCATCACTTTCGCGGTACGCTCCGGCGCGATCCCAAGACTTGTGCACAAGCCAAGAATGGTATCGGCCCCGGGCGTGGCTACACGCTCCATGGGCAACTGCGGGGTCCCCTCCGCCGCCGAAGGAACCACCCCGGCGGCTGCCTGGCTGGCGAGAAACCCGCACTTGCTGCATCCCAGCCTCTCGGCACCCGATTCGTCGGAGCGCACGCTGACTTCGATCGGCCCCGTCGGCTGAGCCGCCGGGCCTGAGGTGGCGGGATTCAGCCCCAAAGACCGCAGGCTGGTTAGCACGGTGGTCTCAAGCTCCAGGCAATGGCCCTCCGCCTCCGCTGGGTCCGCCAGCAGCCAGGCCTGCAGTATCCGCCGCAGATTGGACGGGAAGGGGTCACCCTCGATGGAAGCCTGATCGCGCCAAACGGCTTGGTAAGCCTTGAGTGGGAGGCGCTTGTACGAATCAATGAGAGCCGCTAGGGTCGGCGGAGGCGGCTGGGGGGACCACACTTGCTCACCGACCGCCGGCCCGGGAGCGCGACCCCGCTGCCGCACAACCGAGGGTCCCCGAGCTGCGATCAGGATCTGAGCCCAACCAGCATCCTCCAAGGGCATGGCGAGGGCCGCGCCCACCCGCTGCATCAGCCGAACCCCCAGCGGTAGGAGGCTTACACCGCCGGGCGTTGCCCGGATGTACCCTGCTCGAATCAGCCGCTTGAATCCCGGCGGATGGCCGCCGGAGGGTTCTTCGCGCATCGTGGCGAGCAGAAGTCGGCTGAGCCTCATCCGGATCTCCTTGTTGGATCGTATGATCGGATCGGCGCAGCGGGCGAGGCTCCGCCTTCGCCCAGTCGCGCCTATGGCCGACGAAAGCGCCGCGAATTGTTGCCCCTTATGGGGAGAATGCCGAGAGAGCGAACGTCGACGCAGCCGGCTCGGTTTCGCCTTGGAACCCGCGCCTGCCGTGGAACGTGACCAGATTGGTCACGCCAGGGTCAAGCATGAGCTGCATCCGGTGGCGCTTACCGGCGTAGTCAAACCGGATCTCGTAGGCGCCGCCCGGAAGGTCGCTGATCACAAAATTCTCGTCGTAGACATCATCCGGATGGATGGTCGCGTTGGCATAGGTGTACACGTCCCAGATTGCGCCAGTTTCCAGCGACTCGATCTCAAGTCGGACCTCCGGAAGCGGACTCCCCCACGAGTCCAGCACTCGGCCAGCCAGGACGCCCCAGCCATCCGGCGGCACCATCCATAACTCAGGGTTCCGGGATTCAAAGTACCGGTTCTTGGCGATCCGTACCTCGAAGTGCAAGTGATCGCCAGATGACCGACCCGTTCTGCCGACGGCGCCGATCACCTCGCCGGCTGCGACCCGCTGCCCAACCCACACCTTAGCCTCGCTCAGATGGCCGTATACGGTGAAGAGGGCTTCTCCACCAAAGCCGAAATCGTGCCGGATCGAGACCGCCAGCCCGTACGGGTCGGTAGGATCTTCCTCGCCGCGGTAGACGCCGAAGCCGACCCACACGACCTCGCCCTCCGCTGCCGCCATCACGGGTGTGCCATGCTCGGCGCCCAGGTCAACCCCGGTATGAATGCTCTCCTCTCCAAAATAGGTGCTGCCGTAGCGATAGACCGGGTGTGGCCAGTTGACCGCGCCTGAGGGAATTGGCCGGGCGAAGTAGAAATGGTCCTCCGGCCGGAGCGCCAGCGGGGCTGGATACGGTGGCGGCCGCCAGGCCGTCACCGGCTCCGGATCCAACTCGGCGAACTCCAACGGCAAAGGCGTCGCGGCAGGGCTGCCGGGGGTTGTGGCGATGACGGTTTCCCACGAGGCGGGAGCCATGGGGACCGCCGTCGCCTCGCCCGCCGTATCCGCTGTCGGCGTGGCAAGTTCGGCGATCTGATCCGGTTGGCATCCCGTCGCACAGACCGGCCCCAGCAAGGCAAAGACGCCCAGAACCAGCCGCTCTCGGCGGATCATGGCAAGATCGCCGTTGGCGTGATCGTCGGAAGGGGCGAGGGAGCCGGAGTGCGCCAGCGCCACCAATATGACGTGGGGGTTGGCCTGAGGGTCGCAGTCGGTGTCAGCGTCGGAGTGCGGAATGGGGTTGGGGTGGCGATCGCCGCCGCAGGATACAACTCAAGCATCGCCTGTTCCCACGACAGGGCCTGGCGCAAGACGAACTCGTTGAAGCGTGCCCCCGGGTAGTATCTTCGCCAGTTGGGAAGTGCCGCCAGCCGCTCGAAACCCAGGTCGGCCGCCAGGGCGGTGAAGTCCAAGTAGTAGCCTGAGGGCACGGCTGGCTTGGGCGCGCCTCCCTGATCGTATACCGGCGCGTCGCCGTGGTAGCGGGCGTCGAGATCCCACGGCCTCGATCGCAAGGGCTCGCCCGCGGTCCCATCCTGATTGGCAGCCCGCAAGAAGACGCGCCAATACGTTTCGGCACCGATATCTTCCCGGACGATCTCAACCCAACCCGCCCGGTAGGGCTCGACCACGAAGGAGAACGCACGGCCGGTTTTCAGCCAACTCGCGTGTTCCCAACCCGGCGGCATGGGATCATTGAGACCGACGAAGGCATTGGCCAACTTCGACAGCAGATCCCAACCCGAGTCTGCTGCCACCCGCTCCCGGAGTACCCGGTAACCTGCTACTGCTCGTTCCGAGAGCTGGGGATTCGGGGCCTGGATCCCTGTCAGTGGAGCGAGCACCACACGCGCCGGCGCCGGGTCTGAGCCGCTCAACTGGACATCAACCTCGGTCGGCAGGCCCTCCGGGACCTCCGGCAACTGAAGCCGGCTCTCCGCTGGGAGCCACGTCGCCCGCTGATGTGCCGCCGATGGCGGCACCGACGGCAGTCCAGGGTCAGACGGGCCGACCTGATACACCGCGGCCGAACGCCGATTTGCGCCTCGCACCGACGACAGCAAGAGCGAGCCATTCGGCGACCAGACCGGTGCCACACCCTGGCCAATCCGACTCACCCGGCCGTTGTCGGTCCAGTCAATCATCAGCAGGTCGTCGATCCCGTCTTCGGTCGAAGCGTACGCCAGAGCGTCTCCGCTCGGGTTGAATACCGGGTCGCGCTCTTCGGCCAGAGCGGTGTTCGTCAGGTTGCGGAATCGCCCTTCATCTGTGATGTCAAGATCCGCCAGATACAGATCCGGCTGCCCGGCCCGATCGGAAATGAAGGCAATCCGCCGGCCCTGAGGATCCCAGGCGGGCGCATAGTCGGCACTGCTTTCGTTGGTCAGCTGGATTGGAGGCGAGGAGCCATCGACCGAAAGGACCCAAATGTCAAGGTCACCATCGGCGTAGGATTCCACTGCCAGCCATCGCCCGTCGGGCGACCAGGACGGCCAGCCTTCGTAGGCCAGGGTGTCCGTCAGACGTCGGACCTCGCCCGAGGATCCATCCAGGACATAGATGTCCCATGGGCCATCCCGGTCCGAGGTGAAGGCAATCGAGTGGCCGTCTGGGCCGGCCGCCGGGTGCCGGTCATTCCATGCCCCGGCGGCAAGTGGAATGAAAGCGATCGAACCGGGTCGGTAGGCCCAAAGCCGATCCCGGCCACCCTCCCGCCCGTCCATCACCAACCATCCCCAAGGCGCCATCTCGGGCGGCGCTGTCGGGGACGGTGACACGCCGGCCCCTGCCTGCTCGACGCCCGGCAACGCCGTTGCCTCCATCGCCGGCGGAGGCGCATCGGACCCTGCGGCATAAGAAACCGCGGCAGACGTCGCCGCGGTCACTGCCATCAATCCGACAAGCACGATCAACCAGGCGCGAAGATGCCGCCCCGGCCGCTTCCTCGATAGGATTGCGCCCCCCTCCCTAGTGGGTGCGAAGTCCTCTTCCCCGCCC
This window encodes:
- a CDS encoding peptidoglycan DD-metalloendopeptidase family protein; translation: MIRRERLVLGVFALLGPVCATGCQPDQIAELATPTADTAGEATAVPMAPASWETVIATTPGSPAATPLPLEFAELDPEPVTAWRPPPYPAPLALRPEDHFYFARPIPSGAVNWPHPVYRYGSTYFGEESIHTGVDLGAEHGTPVMAAAEGEVVWVGFGVYRGEEDPTDPYGLAVSIRHDFGFGGEALFTVYGHLSEAKVWVGQRVAAGEVIGAVGRTGRSSGDHLHFEVRIAKNRYFESRNPELWMVPPDGWGVLAGRVLDSWGSPLPEVRLEIESLETGAIWDVYTYANATIHPDDVYDENFVISDLPGGAYEIRFDYAGKRHRMQLMLDPGVTNLVTFHGRRGFQGETEPAASTFALSAFSP
- a CDS encoding MBL fold metallo-hydrolase, with amino-acid sequence MLRERVADNIYVFTSELYAQVNAGAVVGPEWSVLIDTLPYPEETKEIRELVEGRLGSPVRYIINTHHHPDHVLGNCFFPQAVVIGHALCRQLMDTSSRARLEAARRQSREVQDVELVLPSIVFSEGSLILRVGRRTLELISLPGHSPDGIGVLITEDHVLFAGDAMMPMPYLVDGDSEQLSASLRRIPKLKLENLVQGHGEIILRGEIQNALRSNLNYLTAIERGVSRLRRRRNPQDLIDEITIEDCGKSRILLGGNAPELHRQNVLTVLRQVS
- a CDS encoding ribonuclease HI family protein, with product MPGPRGAQADILFDGGSRGNPGPSYGSYRLKLPGAATPKLCRLSFGRLTSNEAEYATLVAALEDLDRDLEQSGTRRQDVQLEIRGDSQLVLAQLAGEWRVRNARLRSYWGRATELLEGFDAVRYVRLPRWRVVQALGH
- a CDS encoding His/Gly/Thr/Pro-type tRNA ligase C-terminal domain-containing protein gives rise to the protein MRLSRLLLATMREEPSGGHPPGFKRLIRAGYIRATPGGVSLLPLGVRLMQRVGAALAMPLEDAGWAQILIAARGPSVVRQRGRAPGPAVGEQVWSPQPPPPTLAALIDSYKRLPLKAYQAVWRDQASIEGDPFPSNLRRILQAWLLADPAEAEGHCLELETTVLTSLRSLGLNPATSGPAAQPTGPIEVSVRSDESGAERLGCSKCGFLASQAAAGVVPSAAEGTPQLPMERVATPGADTILGLCTSLGIAPERTAKVMLFAGKPAGVSEDQVLMVLVRGEREVSWRKVAWASGWRDLRWAEAAEVARIGAVSGYASPVGLAHAWVLVDRAVAESTNLVTGANESGFHLCNTTCGRDYTPWRVADLASAVPGDLCPRCGAGLEKQGGVLLGMQAVLLPEASDPIGKYTDRGGATRPLAGLYLEIDLTTLIGVLAQQQADGRGLAWRPAAAPFVAHVIGVPPFEEQALGLYSALRAQGVDALLDDREVSPGVKMKDADLIGMPVRIAVSHQSTAGGGAEVTGRRSGESRIVPIEAVASEVERQIS
- a CDS encoding alanyl-tRNA editing protein → MPTQLLYLQDAYLLSFESSVVEATADTVVLEATAFYPGGGGQPSDRGWLRFEDGARRPVSQVVKDGSRVLHTLEAGSAQPGSRVTGELDWERRYALMRTHTAMHILCGVIWKRYGASVTGGNMEPLKGRMDFEFESMRQEFVREIEVLINEEVAHARPVTTAILPRSEAFKIPDLIRTKVNLLPPGIAEVRVVEIVGLDLQADGGTHVRNTREVGPLRITDYKSKGAINKRLVVSLEAEVPHV